One window of the Spea bombifrons isolate aSpeBom1 chromosome 8, aSpeBom1.2.pri, whole genome shotgun sequence genome contains the following:
- the LOC128503168 gene encoding coiled-coil domain-containing protein 187-like — MASLSPDRHHTFISSTVDMKRGCSDEASSSRILPLEEQNQFSYSGGRIFSSQDWMNPGDLYEIPGKRYPNMDQRSSPEEVLLDAYKMPSAKNGLMEVVTEDILNPCVEMSPSLTLLNVRSPSDNNGHHVPPKCDRELEYHLRRSPNSKLEKLKEKIREQRQRHETLNEKPLKPWPAPQPMSNQVLKRKVCKMTFVPPSRTHKGLRGSHQATSSSNGRAATEEFKGPKEGGSANSRDPHQIVSKPRIKKVNSRRSPVSRKLPFDSPSPEKKSRRADLYGPSAWREGQKLVRRILGPPPVTSKTPRAPAGEDQTTRSPGKCKSISQKTEKIRHIYKLSSEAVEMGSGDGVMSALQGGASGKPGKKSTPGNQKEALPRGETKNVRTDLGATVQKGPDKENVTKNEGRPQKSCSYSVEEVRDFMRKKNMERVQREREGKSDIQKASRLRQKRLQDVFKKQKAAFPPRRNAVVPSKNLRRPPCAAPCPTSDGKNVSEWVKIRTSDLLREEEEDGSRKCTALGKEPNHDECSSPLSLQDLDTVTVALDKNPTWKREMEIPSTSSSPKRAPELSPHRNSQERLRTIWAMAKELGERVDLESSRLDARQGPQNPDSNGLPGSHHKWLPTFSPKTGLAVEGTSVGHTMDPSNVLYARSGLAVNDDAIEKKPRRANKGYHGGQTSPAWRNYRSREHSLVNRSLGSPKISPKYRSGALTETAVGSELKSPKARRKRISSPYSQKACMGKNGTAALQKSLSYIEETEEFWESRKEEEADPRRPLEEPLTCAMDWPPTKMDILRNIKVS; from the exons ATGGCGTCTCT GTCACCGGACAGACATCATACTTTCATTTCTTCCACCGTGGACATGAAACGTGGCTGTTCAGACGAAGCCTCGTCTTCAAGGATTTTGCCCCTCGAAGAACAGAATCAATTTTCCTATAGCGGGGGCAGAATTTTTTCCTCACAAGATTGGATGAACCCAGGGGATTTGTATGAGATTCCAGGGAAAAGATATCCGAACATGGACCAACGAAGCTCTCCTGAAGAAGTACTTCTAGATGCCTACAAGATGCCTTCAGCAAAGAACGGTCTCATGGAGGTGGTAACGGAGGACATTCTGAATCCATGCGTGGAGATGTCTCCCAGTCTGACTCTTCTCAATGTGCGGTCGCCAAGTGATAATAATGGACACCATGTTCCTCCAAAATGTGACAGAGAACTAGAATACCATCTGAGAAGATCTCCCAACAGCAAACTGGAGAAACTCAAGGAAAAGATAAGAGAACAAAGACAGAGACATGAAACCCTCAATGAGAAGCCACTAAAGCCATGGCCAGCGCCCCAACCCATGAGCAACCAAGTCTTGAAACGGAAGGTATGCAAGATGACCTTCGTCCCTCCATCCCGCACTCACAAAG GTTTACGTGGCTCGCATCAGGCAACTTCATCCAGTAACGGACGTGCAGCGACTGAAGAATTCAAGGGTCCAAAGGAAGGGGGCAGTGCCAATAGTAGAGACCCCCATCAGATAG TTTCCAAACCACGGATCAAGAAAGTCAACAGCCGGAGGAGTCCAGTTTCTCGGAAGTTGCCCTTTGACTCCCCATCAccggaaaaaaaatcaagaaggGCCG atCTTTACGGACCCTCGGCTTGGAGAGAAGGTCAAAAGCTGGTTCGGAGAATACTCGGACCCCCGCCTGTTACCTCTAAGACCCCGCGGGCTCCTGCTGGAGAGGATCAGACAACCCGGAGCCCAG ggAAATGTAAAAGTATCAGTCAAAAAACGGAAAAAATCCGCCATATTTATAAGCTATCCTCCGAGGCCGTGGAAATGGGTTCAGGCGATGGTGTGATGTCCGCTCTACAAGGGGGGGCTTCTGGAAAACCGGGAAAGAAAAGTACCCCGGGAAACCAAAAGGAGGCCCTACCAAGAGGGGAGACCAAAAACGTGCGGACTGATTTAGGTGCCACGGTCCAAAAGGGCCCCGATAAAGAAAATGTCACCAAGAACGAAGGAAGACCCCAAAAATCCTGTAGCTACAGCGTGGAGGAGGTGCGAGACTTCATGAGGAAGAAGAACATGGAGAGGGTCCAAAGAGAGCGCGAAGGCAAGAGTGACATCCAAAAGGCTTCTCGGCTGAGGCAGAAACGGCTGCAGGACGTCTTCAAGAAGCAAAAAGCCGCTTTCCCGCCAAGAAGGAACGCCGTAGTACCCTCAAAGAACCTCAGAAGACCACCTTGT GCCGCTCCCTGCCCGACAAGTGATGGAAAAAACGTATCTGAATGGGTGAAGATAAGAACTTCCGATTTActcagagaagaagaagaagatgggaGCAG gaaaTGCACGGCTCTGGGCAAAGAACCCAATCACGATGAATGTTCTAGTCCGCTTAGCCTTCAAGATTTGGATACCGTCACCGTGGCATTAGACAAAAACCCCACCTGGAAACGGGAAATGGAGATACCTTCTACTTCTTCATCTCCGAAGAGAGCCCCGGAGCTTTCTCCGCATAGGAACAGCCAGGAACGTCTCAGAACTATTTGGGCCATGGCCAAGGAACTCGGGGAAAGAGTTGACTTGGAAAGCAGCCGACTAGACGCAAGACAAGGTCCTCAGAACCCAGACAGTAATGGCTTGCCTGGAAGCCACCACAAATGGCTTCCAACCTTCTctccaaaaacaggactggCGGTTGAGGGCACCTCCGTGGGCCACACCATGGACCCAAGTAATGTTTTGTATGCTAGGTCTGGCCTCGCTGTGAACGATGATGCTATTGAGAAGAAACCACGTCGGGCCAACAAAG GTTACCATGGCGGCCAAACGTCTCCGGCGTGGAGAAATTACCGGTCTCGGGAACACAGTCTGGTCAATCGGTCTCTTGG CTCACCAAAAATATCACCGAAATACCGAAGTGGCGCTCTGACCGAAACAGCAGTCGGATCAGAGTTAAAAAGTCCAAAAGCCAGACGGAAAAGGATCTCTTCTCCTTATAGTCAAAAAGCCTGCATGGGTAAGAA tggaacagcagctttacaGAAGAGTTTATCGTACATCGAGGAGACTGAAGAGTTTTGGGAATCCC GTAAGGAGGAAGAAGCGGATCCCAGACGTCCCCTGGAGGAACCGTTGACTTGTGCGATGGACTGGCCTCCAACCAAGATGGATATCCTGCGGAATATAAAGGTATCTTAG